In one window of Arachis ipaensis cultivar K30076 chromosome B06, Araip1.1, whole genome shotgun sequence DNA:
- the LOC107647198 gene encoding uncharacterized protein LOC107647198: MIGGDDLEAYDHEEDADGGLDCRGQRFLVHKPQKDMTNYKLEVETLYASRQEFKDTMLTYTVHTTRSIKFKKCDLVRVRVVCQKDYPFWLYAHRVRKVSTWQLRSMNLQHTCMQIHRVGIKYSKWLGKQFKKKVEYNLRIKIKELVAKAHKKWNLTVTKSMAAKTKQEALSQIQGAFSKQYKRINDYCDKLLRANPGSSIVLKVIQSPDFAQEIQNPNLMNYCVFQRLYVCFDACKKSFQHCRPFIILDGCFLKALQGGQLLNAIGRDPNDQILLIAYAVVEAETKDSWVWFLHHLANDLGVKKIGRCIFMSNQQKEEIPWIGAEEQNVAVCKVNLLEGLGEGDEIIETKE, encoded by the exons ATGATTGGTGGAGATGACTtagaagcttatgatcatgaGGAGGATGCTGATGGTGGATTAGATTGTAGGGGTCAAAGGTTTCTAGTACATAAACCTCAAAAGGACATGACCAACTACAAATTGGAGGTAGAAACACTTTATGCATCTAGGCAAGAATTTAAGGATACTATGTTAACTTATACAGTTCATACAACTAGAAGTATCAAGTTTAAGAAGTGTGATTTGGTGAGGGTGAGGGTTGTTTGTCAGAAAGACTACCCTTTTTGGCTTTATGCACACAGGGTTAGGAAGGTGTCAACATGGCAATTAAGGAGCATGAATTTACAACATACTTGCATGCAAATACACAGGGTTGGCATAAAGTACTCCAAATGGCTAGGCAAGCAGTTTAAGAAGAAGGTGGAGTATAATCTAAGAATCAAGATAAAAGAGTTGGTGGCAAAGGCACACAAGAAGTGGAATCTGACTGTGACCAAATCGATGGCAGCAAAAACCAAGCAAGAGGCACTAAGCCAGATTCAGGGTGCATTTAGCAAGCAGTATAAGAGGATTAACGATTATTGTGATAAACTTCTAAGAGCAAATCCAGGGTCATCCATTGTCCTCAAAGTGATTCAATCCCCAGATTTTGCTCAGGAGATCCAGAACCCAAACTTGATGAACTACTGTGTATTCCAGAGATTGTATGTATGCTTTGATGCATGCAAGAAAAGCTTCCAACACTGTAGACCCTTTATTATTTTGGATGGATGCTTCCTAAAGGCTCTTCAGGGTGGCCAGCTGTTGAATGCAATAGGAAGAGACCCCAACGACCAAATCCTTCTGATTGCTTATGCGGTAGTTGAAGCAGAGACAAAGGACTCCTGGGTTTGGTTTCTTCACCATCTTGCTAATGATTTGGGGGTGAAAAAAATTGGAAGATGCATCTTCATGTCTAATCAGCAAAAG GAAGAAATTCCCTGGATTGGAGCTGAAGAACAGAATGTGGCAGTGTGCAAGGTCAACTTATTGGAAGGATTGGGAGAAGGAGATGAAATAATTGAGACTAAAGAATGA